The following is a genomic window from Calliphora vicina chromosome 5, idCalVici1.1, whole genome shotgun sequence.
ATGAGTGGTGGCTTTAATGGTATACGAAAATTCTGCAGTCACTGGCTTATGATCGGATAAAGTGTATTGAGGATGAGATTTATAGGACAATTGTTGCAGTTCTAATTCTATATCGGGATATTTATCCTTAACTACTCGGTACAAAATGCGATCACACCAGGCTGGTCTACGCTTTAGATCGTAATCGGAAGTACCTTCGATAAACTTAAAGGTGGGCGGAAAGGTGGGTTGTTGTTCCTCCATAAGAGCAAAAGCATTGCCAGCCGCTCTAACCATGGATAATTGGTCACGTGTGAATAGACTGTCCAAACGATTTTGTTCAACATCTCCACGGACATCCCAAGCCGAATCATGACCATTTAAACGGAAATTCAAATCACCAAACCAAAATACTACATCATGATCGAATATGGTACGATATCTCTTGGCCTTGTAATGATGATTTTCGATAATTTGATTGTAGTCTATTACACGCTCCTTAAGTTCTTCATCATGGGCAGCCAAATGGGCCACAATAAATGTTACGCCTGTGCCATAGAGACTCATGCGTACACTGACAGCTCCCTTATTGCCCCACAAACCACCAAGACCAGTTTTAGTTTTTTCCGTTTCAATATCCTGCATATGGAAGACATGCTCGGGCCGGGTCCATACATTTATCAATAGGCCCTGCATTTGTTCGGTTTCTAGCTTAACAAAATCATGTTCGGACAGTTCTTCTCTTATCTTTAAAGTCCACTGATCatcttgaaatatatttataaattgatttttcgGCTTGCTACTGACTTCCTGGAAGCCAATAACGTAAATATCGGGTAATTTATTGTCTGGACATTTGGTGGTACCATTTAAAGATAACATGTCGCTTAGCGATATGTTACCAGGATGATGGGTTCCCACATTCCAtgttaatatataaatacatagctCTGCTATAACGGAAGTATTCACCATGGTTGTGGTTAATTTGGTTTTAAGTTTTGATTATGTATTAGTCAACACTTATAAGTCTTTGTCACGttctaaaataaaatcacaagtaattctttttttgttattgggaatataattattttttacgtattaaacttgttttgtattatttttggctcttattattgttgttgttggtattttttTGACTTACCTTATTAGTATTAGATTTGGTTGATAAATGAGATTCCAGCATTCGTTGCCTTATCAGGTACTTTTAATTTCGTTAGAgaacttttaattttgattacaccatgtataatttttttgttttaaaaactgcaaaaaattaTAGCTAATTCCTAATTggattaaatattttccttttgttTTACCTTTTACTTTTCTGAATTTGTcaaatgtattatttttgtttgtgtcgTTGAGCTATCAcacttgttgtttttgtttctaaatctattgtataacagtttcaaaTGTCATTTTATTTGAAGGTTAAATTGTAAGGTTGCATTTTATCCATATGATACACTGACAAAAATTATTacttgaaaacaaataaatgaaataaatcaggACCACCACAACAGTTTATAATTCGAAAATGTCGCATGTAGGGCTTTTAACTCGGGGTTATATCGAAAACCGccaattataataatttaatatagaaaTGTTAATAAACGTTATTTGAAATACTATATTCATTTAGTTTAGCTCCGATTAAAATGCCTTAACATTATCGACAaggaattaaaataatatattactTTAAACTGATAAGAGTTACGATGTACAATCTGTCCAGCCAACCCTACATCACTACGTCCAGTGGATTTATGAACCCATCCAATAGAAGTAACACAATTCCTTGGCCTTGATCTATATACAGAACGACCGTGTAACGTCCCGAAGATTGTGAACTCAGCGACAGCTGTATCAATCGGAAGATTTTCCCCTGGGAAGAACTTTCGACGACAGCAGAGCTGTCACAACATCAACGGGTTACAATAAATTCAAGCATTTTTGATGATCCGATTTGTACATAGCAACtgtaaattatttgttaagGAATTATAATGCGTCACAAACTTTATAGTAAACGTTGCCTGTTGACCATCTTACTGTAGAGAATCATATACacaacagctgatgctgttttGTGATAACATTTaagcaaaattaataaataatcagtaatagtaatatttaataatcTTCAGAGCTCTAACTTAAGTCAAAATAATGTTATTAACACgattcataacaaaatttaaaccaaaCAATTTTAAGCGACAAATACAGTATCGTCATGTCAGCTATATACAAGGTCAGGAACCGGAACCAAAAATACGAGAATATTTCTACTACATTGATCACGAAGGAATGgtaagaaaattacaaaatatataaaaattttactaagcCATTCTTCTTCAAGTTATTTTTAGACGATGccagaatgaaaaatttcacatCATGTTTCAAAGAaaagaagtttttaaaatttttcttcgaTCGTGTTAAGCTTAACGATGCAACACGTTATCGAGAAGATTTCCCCTATTTATCACCGTGTGGTCGGGAACGTAATTTCATTAGATGTGATGATACACCCATAGTTTTCACACAtgttattgaaaataaggaaaatacAGGCCCAGACAAACTGCAATACAATCATGCAGGTGAAATATTACAAGTCGATTTTCAGCCAACAAAGATCTATATGAATCCGGAAACAGGTCGTGTTTATCATCCGGCTTGGCCAAAAGTGGGTAATATTGGTTTAATTAGATCGAAATTATCCATAGAATTGAGCAAGTATTTTGAATTTGAAGAAGGTGAACATAATGCACCTTCGCACATATGGTGGAAagataaaaaacttttattacaAAATGATTGGATCGTCAATACACAACGTTATGGTATAAACTCTAATAaagaaatacaataataaacaaatatttgttctaTACTACTAATGTTAATATACTACgtacatatatattgttacataattaaaatgttgaaaagaaagataaattgtaaataaataaaaatatattttctactaTTCCAAACTTAAAGGTGTGTATTCGCCTTCCTTTACCCACGACAATCCTTTCGATTGTGTGCTAGTTGTATTAGCAGCAGGCTCTTTACCCTCTCTTATGCGTTCTTTAATTGATCCATGGGTTTCGTCGTTGTACTCTTCAAATGTTATATAATGAGGATCATCGGTAGGTGATGCATCATATACATGTTCTTTACTGGCAGCTACAGATTCTTTCGCTCGTGCTATATAACCAGCACGGTTTTGTGTTAATAATTCTACCGCCTCGTTATTTTGCCATTTTATCGATGTCTGCGAGCTGACACGAATACAATCCAAAGGATCATTGAATATtgattgtatgtattttaaaagttGCCATATATGATCTTCACCGCAACGCCAGTGTGGAAAGGCATGTAGTAGGTCCAAAGTGCCCGTGAAAGGACATATTAAAGGATGGAATATTTCACTTTGAAAAATAACGGTctgtattaaattcaaaaaaataaaaaaaagttactaCTTCATAATTACATtgattcaaaacttttttttcaattaaatatttgaattagttTGTATAAAATAGTttcaaccatagagaatagacatagagcggaaactcttctGTCAAAGACCTCTTCTgtcatagagcggaaactagaaaaaactcaaacaaaaaaattactcaaaataataccatatacgagtgttgtttttgttttcacatagttttttctactaatacattctcaccacttaggtttctgacaactgagttaggtctttgacaggagagtttctgcTCTGTTTCAACTGCTTACACATTAATTAATCATGGGTTTTTAAACTTACCGGCGCGGTTTTGTCTTCTGGAAATTTGTCTGGCAGTAAAATATTGAAGCGAAATACACCCTCGTCATAGAATCCTTTTCTAACAAATATTACACCATACCACACTGGAATGAAACgaaaaatggaaataatttggtagagtagtaatttttgaaatgtgaactaatatttatgttttagaaAGGTCTGGATGCTTAAAAGAGAATAcgaatgtttataattttagttcaagttaatttttagttttgttataaCTCAAAGAATACAATTAATAAAGTAATTTAGATATTTGGAAAATTGGAATGCAATTTCGTCCCTGTTAATGGCGCATTCAGCAATCTTACATGTCCAAATCGTATAGACATTtagatttataaacaaaactccCACAAGaaatacattcattcatacCTATCCCTAATTAGCGATAAGAGTtgtaacattaaaaataaagttgcGAGTAAAATGGCTTGGAACTAAAATAATACCCAATTTATTGTTAACATGAACTAGTAGTTAAAACAATATACTTACATAGGGAATTGCCAAAGGAAGGTATAACATACATGCCGCCAATCTTTTCCGATTCAATcattttactgtaaaatatttttgttgaatattattgataaacattttatagGAAGACAAAACTTACTATTCAGCTAAAATTTTATACTCCTGCTGTATgctagttaaaattttttcatcagCTCTATTCACATCTAATGACATTTTgtctaatatttatttaaaacaaaataaaagtactaatttttaattatttcatgcaaattataagtaaaatttattacaaaaattgttattttttctaaaagcaacaaaacaaaaaataaaacaattacaaaacaGCTGAAGAATTTGTTATAAATGACATCTAATCtgtcaaattatttattgaactgttatacatacactgcaaaaaatatattttaacggTATTCATTGCCAAACTCTGTCAGTAGTCATATGGTCtgagaaatgaaaacaaattaaacaattataaacaaattaatagaaATTCAACATCAACATGTCCGGTAAGTTTAAGTTGGgaaatttgttctttttttttgttaaattaataattttttttttagaaaaaccaaCTACATCTGATCTCCCGACAAAATCTGCCAGTGAATATCAAACAGATCCCGAAAGCAAATCAGAACCTCCATTGTTTCCTCCAACAAAACCAGGTAAAAAACCTAATTATGGCACTAATAATACTTTGGAACTATTGGAACAAATTCCCAGCAAGGTGGTAGAAATGAAATTAGATGATGTTTTGACTGCAGTAAAAGATGTTGATAATCTATGTGATTTTGGTCGTTGTAAAACCAAAACCAGtctaatgggtcaaaattgtgATTATTGTCACAAGAGATTTTGCTTTAAACATGGCCTACCCGAGGTTCATGGTTGTGGTGAAGCTGCCAAGAAAAATGAACGAAAACAGTTTTTACATCCTAAACCGGTTAAGACAATAAGACAAGAGGAAGACTTGGAAAAGGCCAAAAAGAAGCTACAATCTAAACTTAAAGATATGCAAGTTGGAAGAATGCAAAAAACAGGAGGCGGCGGTGGTGCTGATGGTGCCAGTAAAAGTAGTGGCGGTAGGAAAAAGAAGGCAAAATAAAGCAGTTGTAGATTGAtgattaataaaacaatttcaatgTATGTTTTAAGGTAACTATGcgaatattttactaatatgtatgtagaaaatTCCTTCTGGGAAttcaatgaaataatttttgttcttaataATGTAATTAATCCTTAATATTAAGGATCTTATGAATATGACCATGAGTTGTAAtgataatttctacatttttcatttgcgaccctatgATGTATAAgtttatattctggatctttataacTAGCGATATTAAATGACcctgatttaaaataaattattgatactTCAACACATCAGCTATAGTCCCGCTTATATTGATAGTTCTAGTGTTAGGGCAGTTTAAAATTTGAACAACATGGTGGGCATAAATTTGGGACCAGTAGGCATTAAGTATGTTGCTCCATCCCGACCTCTCGAATATGAACCTGATATATAGGATtccggaatttttaaatttattctttattgaaaacaataacaaattgctTGCagttacattaattttaagcaCCGCACGACATCaactaaaaacttttttcaaaactttaagAACAGTCATCTATTTACAGAAAtacaattaaaacattttaataacttttttctataaaaatgggaagagtattaatacaaaaaattcaaatgttataCTAAATAAAAAGCACGTTGATTTCAAAgagaataatttaaaacttttactacaaaaaaaaaaaaaacataaaaacgtgAAAAATTATCAACAATAACTCTAAGCTTAAAGCAATAGAAACCCACGTTTCTTAATTAAAGGAAAGTTAGACCTCTTGGAATTTAGAATATGAAAATAGCTTAAAGGATTTCCAAATCACAGTGGCGTATTTCAGGGAATTTTTTctgcataaaaaataaatcgattaaatttatagtaaaaattgtcatgttaaaaataaatacccTAAGTTTCATTTCAATGCGATCAATTTCACCACCCAttaaatcaacaatattttcgccatgatttaataaaaattgttccaATTCATCAGTATTTTGGAATGATTTCACTAcctaaaatacacacaaaaaataaccaaaacagtaaaaaatataacttaGCAATTGCATTATAATAAGAAAAACCTTTAATAGTTCGCTAAGATCTTGTTTGTCCAAATACGAGCGTGTTAGTTCACGGCCATCAAAATCCATTTCCGCCTTATAGCGTACTAGGGAATTGCCGATATCGATGCCTTTAACATCGTGTATGGCTCTTATCATAACATCACTTTCTAGCTCAGCATTAATGCGATCCAATTGTTCTCTTGGTATAGATCTGTAAATGTAAAAGATAAGTAGTACTAGtaatagttttcattttatacacAAGCTGTAAACTTACTGTCCTACTAAAGCAGCTACATTTGTGTAGATAATAAATGAAGCTACTGCTCCTAGAATACTGCCTACTAACAAGGAACCAACAGCATCATAAATAGGCGAACCCGTTATAGTGGATAGACCCATGCAACCAGCCGCCACAGCTACACTAGTTACAGCCGCAGCATCTTCAGTCAAAACCACATTTACACATGGATCTTTGCCCTGTATCACTGTACAATGCAAATGATTTACAGATATTTTTCATAACACTGTTTTTTTGTAGTCCATATTTCTATTAACTCACCATAATCCTTAAAGGATATTCCCTTTAATTTTGCCGATCTTTTAATTTCATTCACCGCCACTAAGAGCGTTGCACCCTCTGACACTAATGAACCGCCCAATATGAAAAATGCCCAAAAGAAATTTTCCATAGGTTCAGGATGCATTAGACCCGTAATaccatgatagaaagacaagcCAGTACCCACACAAAATATGCCAACACCCGAAATTAAAGAGGAAACATATTTCATGTTTGTGTAACCATAAGGATGATCTGAGTCAGCCATTTGGGTGGATTTGTGTATGCCATAGGCCAAAATACATTGATTAATTGTATCGGCCAAAGAGTGTATAGACTCGGCAAACATACTATGCGAACCGGAGAATAGCCAACCACCaactttaaatagaaaatttaaaccattgctaaaaacaataaaataaaacaagttaatacaagaacaaaataataaaactcaaTGGGACATTTACATTGCAATGGCTATTAAAACAACTTTGCCAGATTTTCCCCTTAGGCCTGGCTCATCATCATATACAGCTGCTCTGGAGCCAATTTCTCTTCTGTAATCACGCAGTCTTCTTTTAACCGTAAAAATATCtgcaaaatattgtaaaaaatttgatggtcattattaaaaacaaatgtttgtttttgttgtttacttTGTTGATGAGTTTTACGCTCAATTTCACGCTTAAGACACTCTTTTATTAGATTCTCTTTTGAACCCCAAATATTGATTGCTTTAGCCTCTACATCTTTACGCCAATATACAGTTATGGGTGGTTCTTGTTCATAGGGCGAACGACGTTTGATTTTTGGTAATGTTTCCAGATCGGAAGCTTTAAGTAAAAAATCACTCATGGCCCGGGCAGGTGTAATAAAATTACGCTCCAGTGATGAACGATTTAAATCGACTTTAACGCGCTTCTAAAACAAAAGCATTACATAAAATGTTAGTGAATTTTGTTATTATCCTATACTTACTGGTTTTGGTTTGACTTCTGGTAAAGGTAAAGAAGCCACAGGGGCTATATTCGCCACCGCTGGAGTTTCTGCCATATCTATGATAACGGTTTTGCTGGCAGCCTCAGTTTGAGGAGCCAGTTTAACCGCATCCGATATTGAGACATCTAGTTTTGATGCACTTGCTTTTGTCGCCTTGCTAACACTTTGCTCCTTAGTGGactgttttgttgttgattttgccTTTTTCGTACCTCCCTTTGTCTTTTGGAATACAATATCATTGATTTTCGAATCCTCAATTGTCGTGGTTATCGATAATATACCCTTTGAAGTTTCAACTTCAAATTTTTTCGTCTGTTTTACTCCATCAGGTTTAGTAGCTTCATCCAAGCCGGCATTTTCATCTTCCTTAACCGATTTTTTTGGCTCTGTAGCtgtttttttggttgtttttgtttgcgTGGTAGGAATATCGCTTCTTACGGTTGATGTAGGTGATTGTGTAGGTGGGGATGCAACTATctgaaattttagttaaaaacaccggttaaataaatatgtatgtttaaaagtTACATTTTGATGGATTCATACAGCAAGTAATTCCTAATAGATCTCAGAAATTTTTGTCAAACCCATTTTCGCCTATACACATTTGAGCGTCTTTTTTCGGGATcttgaaaaagaaaatgtttgtgaTATATTGATACCACGTTAGGGTAAGTAGGATACCCATAAACATCGCTACTTCAACTCTGCTATCAATAAGCATCCTGTCTTACCACACAGGTCACAACAATCCCAAGTTTCACTCATACAAAAATTGTCAGGTCTGCGACAGGAAGCAGGGACATTTGCATAAAGaagttctaaattaaaaaaatattgaaaatatcttACCTTATCCTTAGTAGTGTAAAGCCTCTGCAAAAcaagaacatttttgtttattttttcaccgACATTATTTTCGAGAATTTGCCGGCAAGTCGGAAGTAGTTGATGGTTTTTGAATAATTGACTCACAGCCCGCTGACTTATAATACGTTGCTtcgaatgtaaaatttttacaaattctacCCCTCTCGGCAACATGTCTAAAGATTTGCTGAACTATGGAGACAAAACCAACAGATGCCGCGAAACAATTACTgccataaatatctaaaaggaGATTACTGAAAG
Proteins encoded in this region:
- the LOC135961728 gene encoding phosphatidylinositol 4,5-bisphosphate 5-phosphatase A isoform X1, which gives rise to MVNTSVIAELCIYILTWNVGTHHPGNISLSDMLSLNGTTKCPDNKLPDIYVIGFQEVSSKPKNQFINIFQDDQWTLKIREELSEHDFVKLETEQMQGLLINVWTRPEHVFHMQDIETEKTKTGLGGLWGNKGAVSVRMSLYGTGVTFIVAHLAAHDEELKERVIDYNQIIENHHYKAKRYRTIFDHDVVFWFGDLNFRLNGHDSAWDVRGDVEQNRLDSLFTRDQLSMVRAAGNAFALMEEQQPTFPPTFKFIEGTSDYDLKRRPAWCDRILYRVVKDKYPDIELELQQLSYKSHPQYTLSDHKPVTAEFSYTIKATTHSSEEIYAMTHGGSETPLSSVTIILFSLFYLTLF
- the LOC135960258 gene encoding UPF0598 protein CG30010, with the translated sequence MLLTRFITKFKPNNFKRQIQYRHVSYIQGQEPEPKIREYFYYIDHEGMLFLDDARMKNFTSCFKEKKFLKFFFDRVKLNDATRYREDFPYLSPCGRERNFIRCDDTPIVFTHVIENKENTGPDKLQYNHAGEILQVDFQPTKIYMNPETGRVYHPAWPKVGNIGLIRSKLSIELSKYFEFEEGEHNAPSHIWWKDKKLLLQNDWIVNTQRYGINSNKEIQ
- the LOC135961728 gene encoding phosphatidylinositol 4,5-bisphosphate 5-phosphatase A isoform X2; amino-acid sequence: MVNTSVIAELCIYILTWNVGTHHPGNISLSDMLSLNGTTKCPDNKLPDIYVIGFQEVSSKPKNQFINIFQDDQWTLKIREELSEHDFVKLETEQMQGLLINVWTRPEHVFHMQDIETEKTKTGLGGLWGNKGAVSVRMSLYGTGVTFIVAHLAAHDEELKERVIDYNQIIENHHYKAKRYRTIFDHDVVFWFGDLNFRLNGHDSAWDVRGDVEQNRLDSLFTRDQLSMVRAAGNAFALMEEQQPTFPPTFKFIEGTSDYDLKRRPAWCDRILYRVVKDKYPDIELELQQLSYKSHPQYTLSDHKPVTAEFSYTIKATTHSSEEIYAMTHGGSETPLSSFY
- the LOC135960257 gene encoding protein crossbronx-like translates to MSLDVNRADEKILTSIQQEYKILAEYKMIESEKIGGMYVIPSFGNSLLWYGVIFVRKGFYDEGVFRFNILLPDKFPEDKTAPTVIFQSEIFHPLICPFTGTLDLLHAFPHWRCGEDHIWQLLKYIQSIFNDPLDCIRVSSQTSIKWQNNEAVELLTQNRAGYIARAKESVAASKEHVYDASPTDDPHYITFEEYNDETHGSIKERIREGKEPAANTTSTQSKGLSWVKEGEYTPLSLE
- the LOC135960259 gene encoding DNA-binding protein SMUBP-2 encodes the protein MSEKPTTSDLPTKSASEYQTDPESKSEPPLFPPTKPGKKPNYGTNNTLELLEQIPSKVVEMKLDDVLTAVKDVDNLCDFGRCKTKTSLMGQNCDYCHKRFCFKHGLPEVHGCGEAAKKNERKQFLHPKPVKTIRQEEDLEKAKKKLQSKLKDMQVGRMQKTGGGGGADGASKSSGGRKKKAK
- the ZnT49B gene encoding proton-coupled zinc antiporter SLC30A9, mitochondrial; translated protein: MLPRGVEFVKILHSKQRIISQRAVSQLFKNHQLLPTCRQILENNVGEKINKNVLVLQRLYTTKDKIVASPPTQSPTSTVRSDIPTTQTKTTKKTATEPKKSVKEDENAGLDEATKPDGVKQTKKFEVETSKGILSITTTIEDSKINDIVFQKTKGGTKKAKSTTKQSTKEQSVSKATKASASKLDVSISDAVKLAPQTEAASKTVIIDMAETPAVANIAPVASLPLPEVKPKPKRVKVDLNRSSLERNFITPARAMSDFLLKASDLETLPKIKRRSPYEQEPPITVYWRKDVEAKAINIWGSKENLIKECLKREIERKTHQQNIFTVKRRLRDYRREIGSRAAVYDDEPGLRGKSGKVVLIAIAINGLNFLFKVGGWLFSGSHSMFAESIHSLADTINQCILAYGIHKSTQMADSDHPYGYTNMKYVSSLISGVGIFCVGTGLSFYHGITGLMHPEPMENFFWAFFILGGSLVSEGATLLVAVNEIKRSAKLKGISFKDYVIQGKDPCVNVVLTEDAAAVTSVAVAAGCMGLSTITGSPIYDAVGSLLVGSILGAVASFIIYTNVAALVGQSIPREQLDRINAELESDVMIRAIHDVKGIDIGNSLVRYKAEMDFDGRELTRSYLDKQDLSELLKVVKSFQNTDELEQFLLNHGENIVDLMGGEIDRIEMKLRKKFPEIRHCDLEIL